Below is a genomic region from Fischerella sp. PCC 9605.
AAACTGCATCGGCTACACTGGGGCGAAATTCTAGGTATTCGGTGAGAGTTTCTCCCACCAAAGAATCAACAATACCTCTAACTTCTGTGTTACCGAGTTTGGTTTTCGTTTGCCCTTCAAATTCTGGATCTGGAACTTTGACAGAAATTACTCCTGTCAAACCTTCGCGAACGTGTTCGCCGCTGAGGTTGGGTTCACTGTCTTTGAGTTTATTACGCTTGCGGGCGATCGCATTCAGTGTCCGAGTCAGAACCGCCTTCAAACCTTCTAAATGTGTGCCGCCATCAACGGTACGAATATTGTTAGCAAAGCCCAAAACATTATCTGTATAGGCATCAGTACACCACTGCAATGCGACTTCCACTTGAACGTTATTGCGTTCTCCCTGCACGAAAATGACTTCTTCATGCAGTGGCTGCTTGTCGGCGTTTATGTAGGCGATGTATTCGCGAATACCACCTTTGTACTCATAGGTTTCTACCTTCGGCTGATCGCTTTTGAGTAATTCCAAGCGATGGTCTGTAAAGGTAATTTTGACACCTGCATTTAGATACGCCAACTCCCGCAGACGACTTGCTAAAGTAGTGTAGTCAAACTCAGTGCCAGTAGTGAAGATTTGGGGATCTGGTTTAAAACTGACAGAAGTGCCAGTGCGGTTTTCTTTAGAAGGCTTAACTTGCAATTCGGTAACGGGAATACCCCGTTCGTAACGCTGAGTATGAACCTTTTTATCTCGCCAAACCGTCACATCTACTCTTTCAGATAAGGCGTTGACAACGGAAATACCAACCCCGTGCAGTCCTCCAGAAACTTTGTAGCCGCCACCACCAAATTTACCCCCGGCATGGAGTACGGTCATCACAGTTTCCAATGCCGATTTTCCTGTTTGCGGGTGAATATCGGTCGGTATACCTCGGCCATCATCTGTTACAGTAACAGAAGCATCGGCTTCCAGATCCACCTCCACATGGGTGCAGTGCCCCGCCAAAGCCTCATCAATCGAGTTGTCCACCACCTCGTACACCAAATGGTGAAGTCCTCGCGGACCAGTGGAACCAATATACATCCCCGGTCGTTTGCGGACGGGTTCCAGACCTTCCAGAACTTGAATCTGTTCGGCACTGTAACTGCTCGTCATGAAAATTCTCCTGATAAGTGGGGGTGAAATTCGCCAAAAAGCGAAAAAGTCCAAAACACTCAAAAATTCTAACACAAAAGCCTTATAGGCGACTGTAGGGCAATTTGATGAGAAATTCAAATAGGGGTTGCAGTCCCCTGTTTAGGAGAGGAGATGGGGAGGTGGGGAGATGCGGAGTGGGGGAGTGGGGGAGTGGGGGAAGATAAGAAACAAATGACAAATGACTAATGACTAATGACTAAATTAATTGTGATTTGTGGTGCAACGGCAACAGGTAAGTCGGGTTTAGCATTGGCATTAGCAATGCGATTACGTACTGTAATTCTGAGCGCAGACTCCCGTCAAGTATACAGGGAATTTGATATCGGTACAGCAAAACCAAGCCCAGCTGAACAAAAATTAGTACCGCACTATTTGATAGATATATGCAATCCCACAGAAACCATGACGGTAGCAGATTACCAAGACCAAGCACAAGCCCTAATAGCAAGACACGGGGACTTCTCCCACTCTCCCACTCCTCCCCTCCTCCTCGTGGGTGGTACTGGCTTATACATTCGCTCAATTGTGCAGGGTATGAAAATTCCCAGAGTAGCACCGCAACAGGAATTGCGATCGCAACTCGAAGCACTTGGTCAGATGCAACTTTACGCCATGCTACAACAAGTTGATCCGGTTGCAGCAGCAAAGATTCACCCTAACGATCCAGTGCGGACTTTAAGAGCATTAGAGGTATTTTACGTCACTGGTCGTCCGATTTCTGAGCAACAAGGAGAAAACCCCCCTAACTATCCCATTTTGCAGATTGGTTTAGATTGTGATTCTACTCACCTCACCCATCGCATTACCCAGCGAACTGAACAGATGATCGCAGATGGTTTGGTAGCTGAGGTGGAATATCTTTGCCATAAATATGGTGCTGACTTGCCTTTACTAAATACATTGGGATATCAAGAAATAAAACAGTATTTGGCTGGGGATATCTCTTTAGATCAAGCCAAAGAATTAACAGTTTTACACACGCGGCAATTTGCCAAACGTCAACGCACCTGGTTTCGCGCCTATCCACAAATTGAATGGTTTGATGCAGAAAAACCAGATTTATTAGAAAAAGTGTGGCAGCGAGTGCAATACTTTATGATTAATTCCTAACTCCATGTTGAAATTACTCTTACCCAATCATCATTATGGACAATCAAATTACAACTGTCTTTTGGATTCTTAGTCTTGTTATTGTTTTATTTATAATCATTTTAGCATATTTAATTGCTATTCCTAGCAGACCCTCTGATGTATTGAAAAAAATATTGAATACATTGAAACTTTCCAAAGATATAAAACAAGATAATTACCCTCCTTATTATTGGCATAAAAAAAGTCAGTTTGAAAAATTACCTAAATCTGAATCTGATATTATCATGTTGGGTGATAGTATTACTGACGAAGGTGAATGGACAGAATTACTTGAAAATTTTAATGTCAGAAATAGAGGGATTTCCGGTGATACAACGGAGAGAATATTATATCGTTTAAATACAATATTAGAATTAAATCCAAGACAGGTTTTCTTAATGGTAGGCATTAATGATTTGATCAATACTCGTCAATCAATCGCGCAAGTTTTAGAAGCATATCAAAAAATTTTGAGCGAATTTCGAGAAAAAACACCAAATACAGAAATTTTTATTCAGAGTGTTTTACCTGTAAATAATCAAGTTTATCAATATTGGCAAGATAATAACAATGTCTTAAAATTTAATACAGGCTTAAGAGAGCTTGCCAAACAGTTTAATTATCAATATATAGACTTATTTTATCATTTATCAGACTCCCAAAATCAATTGGATGCTCAATACACTGTAGATGGACTACATTTGAATGGTCAAGCATACTTGGTTTGGAAGTCAGTGATTGAAAAATATATAACAGATATCGAAAGATAAAAGAGTGGTTGTTTGTTGGTTGTTGGTTGTTGGTTGTTGGTTGGAAGAGGTAAAGAGTAAGCTATATTTATTTGATTAAGAACTACTTATTTTGGTTGAGAACTCAGCATCTAAACCATCACTTTTGAGATGACCATCTTCCATGTAAACAATGCGATCGCCAATATCTAAAATGCGGTTATCGTGCGTAACCATTAAGATAGTACAACTCTGCTCTTTCGCTAGTTTATGCATCAATTCCACCACATCTCGCCCAGACTTTTTATCAAGTGCAGCCGTAGGTTCATCTGCTAAAACTATTTTGGGGTGACTAACTAAAGCACGAGCGATCGCTACCCTTTGTCGCTGTCCACCTGACAAATTTTCAGCGTAATAATTCACGCGATCTTCCAAACCAACTTGTTCTAAAATAGCACTAGCTTTTGCATCTAAATCTTCATCTAATATCTCTTCATGTAATTCCAGAGACATTCGCACGTTTTGTTTTGCAGTTAAAAATGTCATCAGGTTATGTGCCTGAAATATATAACCAATCTGTCGGCGAATCTGTGTTAGCTGTCGCTTGCTAGCTCCACACATTTCTTGATTCAATATTTTCATATTACCTTCTTGAGCAGAACGCAAGCCACCCATCAAAGTCAGCAAGGTAGTTTTGCCTGAGCCAGATGGCCCGGTCATAATTACAATTTCTCCTGGATAAATATCTAAATTTATATCAAATAATACTTGCTTGCGAAGATTACCTTGACCAAAGTAATGATTAAGATGACGAGCAGAAATAACTGGTTTCATAATTGTTAGTGGTTAGTAGTTAGTGGTTAGTTGTCGGTTGTTCTTTGTCCAATGACTAATGACCAATGACCAATGACTAATGACTAATGACCATCTTTTAAAACATATCAGCGGGGTCAGCAGCGCGAAGTTTTCGCATCGCAATTACCCCAGAAACACTGCACATAACAATTGTTAGTGACAGCACGAACACAGCACGGTCAAGTTTCATGCCAATAGGTATTAAAGTCGCAGCGTAGGTGATCTGATACAGCCCCATAGACAGCGCCATTCCTGGTATAAATCCTAACGCTGCTAGCAATAGAGCTTCTTGCATCAGCATAGCCATGAGATAGCGATCGCTATATCCCATTGCTTTGAGAGTGGCATACTCTGGTAAGTGATCGGAAACGTCAGCGTAGAGAATCTGGTAAACAATCACAATCCCAACGATGAATCCTACCGCCACTCCCAAACCGAAGATAAACCCAATTCCCTGATTACCCCAATAATTAATTTCTATCTGGGCAAATTCTTGAGGAGTTAGCACTTTCACATCTTTCGGCAAACTTGCTTGCAGTTGCGATCGCACTTTTTGCACATTTGCACCTGGTTTCAAGTTAATCAACCCAACTGCTATTTGATTTGGCTGGTAGTTAGGAAAAAGTTTTAGGAACGTAGAATCACTGCTAATAATGTTACCATCGGCACCAAAAGACGCACCTAGCTGAAATAAGCCTACCGTTTGCACTGTTTGCCGATTCACTTCAGCTTCTACAGTTCCATGCTGTTTTACCAAGTTGGGAATGGGGCCGTATTCTGGTCGAGAAGCGCGATCAAATAACACCCGATTCAATAACTTCAGTTGATCTAGGTGTTGGTTCACCTCGGGAAGGTTAAAAGGTGGATTTGCTGGATCAATTCCCCACACCAAAATCCCACGACTGAAGCGAGTTTCCGAATTGCGCCATTGAGCGATATCAATATATAAAGGACGAACAGACTTTACCCCGTCATAAGCCAAGGTTTGCTGCAACCTTTCTCTAGGAAAGCTTTTAACGTAGAACAGCGTTTGGAATTGGGGATTAATCAAAACTAAATCCGCTTGTAGATTTTGGTGAGGCTTCGTGGCGCTATCAAACAGCGCATCTAATAGTCCCAGTTGCACAAACATCAGCATGTCGGCAAAGGCTATCCCCGCTAGCGCCACCGCCAAGCGCGTTTTTTCTTTTTTTAATTGCAGCCATGCCAGGGGGGTGCGGCGAAATAGTTTGTGAAGCATAGTGATAATCCTTTGGGGATAGGGAGATGGGGAGAGTGGGAGAGAGAGA
It encodes:
- the gyrB gene encoding DNA topoisomerase (ATP-hydrolyzing) subunit B, with the translated sequence MTSSYSAEQIQVLEGLEPVRKRPGMYIGSTGPRGLHHLVYEVVDNSIDEALAGHCTHVEVDLEADASVTVTDDGRGIPTDIHPQTGKSALETVMTVLHAGGKFGGGGYKVSGGLHGVGISVVNALSERVDVTVWRDKKVHTQRYERGIPVTELQVKPSKENRTGTSVSFKPDPQIFTTGTEFDYTTLASRLRELAYLNAGVKITFTDHRLELLKSDQPKVETYEYKGGIREYIAYINADKQPLHEEVIFVQGERNNVQVEVALQWCTDAYTDNVLGFANNIRTVDGGTHLEGLKAVLTRTLNAIARKRNKLKDSEPNLSGEHVREGLTGVISVKVPDPEFEGQTKTKLGNTEVRGIVDSLVGETLTEYLEFRPSVADAVLDKAIQAFKAAEAARHARELVRRKSVLESSPLPGKLADCSTRDPKESEIYLVEGDSAGGSAKQGRDRRFQAILPLRGKILNIEKTDDAKIYKNNEIQSLITALGLGVKGEEFDESQLRYHRIVIMTDADVDGAHIRTLLLTFFYRYQRALIEQGYIYIACPPLYKIERGRNHYYCYSDREKDQIISQFPDNANYTIQRFKGLGEMMPQQLWDTTMNPESRTLKQVEIEDAAEADRIFTILMGDRVAPRREFIETYGSKLDLTDLDI
- the miaA gene encoding tRNA (adenosine(37)-N6)-dimethylallyltransferase MiaA, which encodes MTKLIVICGATATGKSGLALALAMRLRTVILSADSRQVYREFDIGTAKPSPAEQKLVPHYLIDICNPTETMTVADYQDQAQALIARHGDFSHSPTPPLLLVGGTGLYIRSIVQGMKIPRVAPQQELRSQLEALGQMQLYAMLQQVDPVAAAKIHPNDPVRTLRALEVFYVTGRPISEQQGENPPNYPILQIGLDCDSTHLTHRITQRTEQMIADGLVAEVEYLCHKYGADLPLLNTLGYQEIKQYLAGDISLDQAKELTVLHTRQFAKRQRTWFRAYPQIEWFDAEKPDLLEKVWQRVQYFMINS
- a CDS encoding GDSL-type esterase/lipase family protein, which encodes MDNQITTVFWILSLVIVLFIIILAYLIAIPSRPSDVLKKILNTLKLSKDIKQDNYPPYYWHKKSQFEKLPKSESDIIMLGDSITDEGEWTELLENFNVRNRGISGDTTERILYRLNTILELNPRQVFLMVGINDLINTRQSIAQVLEAYQKILSEFREKTPNTEIFIQSVLPVNNQVYQYWQDNNNVLKFNTGLRELAKQFNYQYIDLFYHLSDSQNQLDAQYTVDGLHLNGQAYLVWKSVIEKYITDIER
- a CDS encoding DevA family ABC transporter ATP-binding protein; its protein translation is MKPVISARHLNHYFGQGNLRKQVLFDINLDIYPGEIVIMTGPSGSGKTTLLTLMGGLRSAQEGNMKILNQEMCGASKRQLTQIRRQIGYIFQAHNLMTFLTAKQNVRMSLELHEEILDEDLDAKASAILEQVGLEDRVNYYAENLSGGQRQRVAIARALVSHPKIVLADEPTAALDKKSGRDVVELMHKLAKEQSCTILMVTHDNRILDIGDRIVYMEDGHLKSDGLDAEFSTKISSS
- the devC gene encoding ABC transporter permease DevC translates to MLHKLFRRTPLAWLQLKKEKTRLAVALAGIAFADMLMFVQLGLLDALFDSATKPHQNLQADLVLINPQFQTLFYVKSFPRERLQQTLAYDGVKSVRPLYIDIAQWRNSETRFSRGILVWGIDPANPPFNLPEVNQHLDQLKLLNRVLFDRASRPEYGPIPNLVKQHGTVEAEVNRQTVQTVGLFQLGASFGADGNIISSDSTFLKLFPNYQPNQIAVGLINLKPGANVQKVRSQLQASLPKDVKVLTPQEFAQIEINYWGNQGIGFIFGLGVAVGFIVGIVIVYQILYADVSDHLPEYATLKAMGYSDRYLMAMLMQEALLLAALGFIPGMALSMGLYQITYAATLIPIGMKLDRAVFVLSLTIVMCSVSGVIAMRKLRAADPADMF